CTATCTGAATACCGTTGAACAGCACCGGCGAACCAGCATTCAGGCCATTGACCGGACCATCGAACGAGAAAATGATCTCCGCTCGCTCTTCGGTATCGCCGAACTCGACCACCCAATAAACGAACGCTAATGCAGCCGCCATGACGGCGAGCGCAAACAGACCAATAACGATGTGGTTGGCACGGGTTTCCATGCGGAACGCTTAGCGCGTCACCACGCCGAAGCCCAGCGTCAAAACACCAGCCGGCTCACCATCGGCGCCGAAAAAAGAATTTTCCGTCAAAGCGTTGCGCGTTTCCCGCGGTCTGAGGCGCGTTCACTCGCGCGACCGCTATTGAAGTAGCGCTGAACCCAAGGATCGTCATAGCGGCGGACTTCCTCCACTGTGCCGATCGTCAGGACCCTTTTTTGACCCAGAACAGCAATCCTGTCGCAAACCGAAAACAGGCTGTCGAGATCGTGTGTCACCATGAAAACCGTCAGCCCCAACGCGTCCCGCAGGTCGGCGATAAGCTCATCGAACGCCGCTGCACCAAGAGGATCGAGGCCAGACGTCGGTTCATCGAGAAAGACAAGATCGGGGTCAAGCGCAAGCGCGCGTGCAAGGGCCACACGTTTGATCATTCCGCCAGACAGCTCTGATGGACGCTTCAAGGCAGCATCGGGCGGCAAACCAACCATGGCCAATTTGACCGCAGCAAGGCGCTCCATCATGACCGCATCAAGCTGCCAGTGCTCACGCATCGGAACTTGCACGTTCTGAAGCACATTGAGCGACGAAAACAGGGCACCATGCTGAAACAACACACCGAGCCGCTCATCGATCCGAGAACGCTCCTGATCTGTCATCTCGGAATACGGTTCCCCAAGAACATCAATTGTTCCAGCCCGCTTACTGTTCAGGCCAAGGATTGCCCGCGTTAGAACCGACTTGCCTGTTCCCGATGCGCCAACAAAGCCTAAAATTTCCCCGCGGCGGACATCGAGATCGAGGTCCTTGAGAACGGTGAAATCTCCGAAACCAACCTCCAGCCCGCGAACGCGGATAACGGGCTGTCCTTTTTGCGCTTGGAAACGAGACTCATTGGCCGACTGTCCCTGCATGAAGGCCTCTAGAAATTGATCGCGGCGAAGAACATCGCGAAGATACCATCCATCACGATCACCACGAAGATGGACTTCACGACGGCAGCAGTTACGCGCTGCCCCAAGGATTCTGTGCTGCCTCCAACACGGAAGCCCTCCGAACACGCAATACAGCCGATGGCGAGCGCCATGAATGGTGCCTTGATCAGCCCAACAAGGATCGTATCGAGGTTGATCGCATCTCGCATGCGATCAACGAAGATCGCTGGTTCAATGCCCGAATAAATCCAAACCACAAACATGCCGCCACCAAGCGCGGCAGCATTGGCGATGGTTGTGAGAATTGGGAGGGCAATAACAAGCCCAAGGACACGCGGTAAGATCAGAGCATGGACGGGATCGAGGCCGATAACGCGCATGGCGTCGACTTCTTCGCGCATCCGCATTGCGCCAATTTCAGCAGTGAACGCAGACCCGGTGCGGCCTGCGACCATGATGGCCGAAATCAGGACGCCAATCTCCCGCAAGACGAGAATTGCAACCAGATCGACCGTAAAGATCTCCGCACCAAAGTAGCGCAGTTGCCACGCACTTTGCTGAGCAATAATACCGCCGATTACGAACTGGATCAGGACAATAATAGGCACAGCGCGAAAAGCGCTTCGATCCAGTTGGTTGACGAGCGCATTGAGACGCCATGTGCTCGGACGGAAAACCGTTGTCGCGGTGGCGGAAAGCACAACGCCAAGCATCGCCAGAATTCCGAGAAGATCACTCCATAGCGACGTCACACCTTCGCCGAGCCGCGCGACAACATCGTCGAGGCCCCAGCCCTTTTGATCCGGCACTTGGACGTCTGCGTTCCTTTGGACAGCGGCTAACAGATCAGCCTTGTCAGGCGGCAAACCGACCAAACGCGCCTCACTTCCTGGGCGAGACAGGGCCGCTTGAAGATCGAAAAGCGCGAGACACCCCAGGGTATCGAGCGTACCGATACCGCTTGCATTAATGTCAATACCGCCCGGCAAGTCCGCCCCATCGACCCAACCCCGCGCGCCATCAAAGCCTTGATCCATCAGCACGGCGCGAACAAATGGGCGCGTCCAATCCCCCGAAACGAACACGCCGTGCTCGTCTCGACCGATCATCGCAGCATCCGGCGAGGACAGATCGCCCTGCGAGGCCAAAGCTGGTCTCGCAGCGCTTATGTCCGCAGTCCAAAGCGCGTCTCCTGTGGTCACGTTTGGCGATCCTTTCGAACTATGTCGAACAAACTGAACAAAAGTTGTGGGGTAACGTCCGCTCCGTAGCGGTCGATACCAATCAGCGATACCCTACGTGCCAGAATGTGGCATGGGCTCGCGGTGGGCTCAATCACCGATGATGACGACAGAACTGAGGAGGTTGGGAAACTGCATGTCGGAGATTGCAAGGCCTTATGTGCTTTTTCTCGGTGACGTTCCCGATGCACTGGCTGCAAAGACGGCTTACGGCATCACCGATTGGCGGCGTGATTGGTGCGTCGGTCAGATCCGGCTGCCGGGCTGCCAGGCGGATACCGGACTGCCAGACATGCAGATTGAGCAAGCCTTTGCTGCGGGCGCAAGAACGTTTGTGATCGGGGCGGTGAACGCTGGTGGCGTTCTTCCCGGCCACTGGGTTGATAGCATCGTTCAAGCGCTCAACGCCGGCCTTGATGTTGCAAGTGGTTTGCACGCTCGCCTCCAAGACAACCCTGCAATCAAACAGGCTGCGGACGCCGGTGGCCGGCTGCTGCACAATGTCCGCAGAATTGAACAGGCGTTACCCACAGGAAAAGGCGATAAGCGGCCGGGTCGGCGGCTTCTTACCGTTGGGACGGATTGCTCGGTCGGCAAGAAGTACACCGCGCTCGCAATGGAACGGGGCATGCTGGAGCGTGGCATGAAGGCAAGCTTTCGGGCGACCGGTCAGACGGGCGTTCTTATTTCGGGTCGCGGGCTTTCGATCGATGCCGTTGTCGCCGACTTCATTTCGGGAGCTGCCGAGTGGGTGTCACCAGCCAATGACGATGATCATTGGGATTTGGTCGAGGGACAGGGGTCACTGTTCCACCCCTCGTTTGCCGGGGTCAGCCTGGGGCTGCTACACGGCGCGCAACCCGACGCCTTTATCGTTTGCCACGAACCGACGCGGACCACCATGCGCGGCGTCAGGACGCCCCTACCCTCGATCCGACAGGTGATCGACGCCACCATAGCCATGGGATCACTGACCAATCCCTCGATACGCTGCACGGGCCTCGCCGTTAACACCGCAGCACTGGACGAGGATGCAGCACGTTCGGTGCTCGATGACCTTTCAAAAGAACACACACTCCCCGTCACCGATCCTGTGCGCTTTGGCGTCGAAGACCTCGTTGACGAATTGCGTATGGTTTAATGCAGCGCCTCACCGTCACAGATGAGCGCTTCCCGATACGCGGCGGCTTCACCATCTCACGCGGACGTCGCTCACATGCGCACGTCGTCACGGTCTCAATTGAAGACGGTTCAGCTGCGGGGCGCGGCGAGTGTACGCCTTACGCGCGTTACGGTGAAACGCCGCAAAGTGTTTGTGCGCAGATTACATCCATCGCGACAGCGGTTGAGGCGGGAGCCAGCCGCAAAGACCTCCAATCCTTGCTGAGCCCCGGGGCGGCGCGAAACGCCGTCGACAACGCACTATGGGACCTGGAAGCGAAGCAAAAAGGCATACCGGTTTGGCAACTTGCGGGGCTGCCCGAACCAAGCCCGTTGCAGACGGCCTTTACTCTCAGCCTCGATACGCCCGACGCCATGGCTCTCGCCGCCTGGGAAAACCGCGACAGACCGTTGCTGAAGGTTAAACTTGGTGGAAACGGTGACGACGATCGAATGCGGGCCGTGTGCGGCCATTGCGGGGATGCGCGGGTCATTGTCGACGCAAATGAAGCGTGGCCGCTAGATCAGTTATGGGAATGGCTGGACCTTGCAGCTAACCTTGGCATTGAGCTGGTTGAGCAACCTCTTGCTGCCGGCGAAGACGAGTTGTTGGCAGAGCGTCCGCATGCGGTCCCCGTGTGCGCCGATGAAAGCGCTCATGATTTGCTTAGTCTGGAACGGCTCAAGGGGCTGTACGAGTTTGTAAATATCAAACTCGATAAGACCGGCGGCCTCACAGAAGCACTCGCAATGAAAAACGCAGCTGGCGAAGCAGGTTTCGGTATTTTTATCGGGTGCATGATGGGTTCGTCGCTGGCAATGGCCCCCGCTTTTCTCCTTGCGCACGATGCGCACTACGTCGATTTGGACGCTCCCCTGCTCCTATCTGAAGACCGCAAACCGGCACTTGCGTTTGACGGCAGCGTTGTCCAACCACCGCCACCCGTACTTTGGGGCTAATGCTTTTTGTTTTACGGCATCAAACCTGCGGGAACAGTGAGCCTGTTTACCAATAAAACAGCTGTGCCGATGCTCGCCATACCAGCCATGGCCAAGTAGCTGACCGGGCCAAAGGCTTCAAATAGCGGGCCAGCCGCTAACGTCGCCAGACCCATGATCGCTCCCGATATTACCGCAAAAACGCCTTGGGCAGCTCGCAGTTCATTGGGACGCGCCCGACGTTCAACGTAAGCGATCAAGGCCAGAAACGTCATGGCAAACGAGAAGCCATGCAAAACCTGGAGCGGGATCGTCAGAACCAAGTCGGGCTTTGTGGCTAGGGCAATCCAGCGAAGAACGGCTCCGCTTCCACCAACCAGCAGCAGCCCGCGGGCGCCAATGCGGGCGATGATCGGCTTTGAAACGGCAAATAGCGCGATCTCGACGGCAACACCCAGGGCCCACAGAACGCCAATCGCACTTTCAGAAAATCCCTGCTGCCCCCATGACAGACTACCGAAGCTGTAAAGAACGGCATGGCTTGCTTGGATCAATGCAACACCGATGAAAACACTCATCGCGCCCTTGCGCCGGAAGAAGAACAGCCAACCCGACCGTTTCTTTCGTATGATGCTTTCACTTTTTGAGACAACGGCTCTGGGGAGCAGGATCGCAACAACGTAAAATGCAAACAGGTGTGCCAGGATAATCCACGGCACGACCCCAACTCCGAATGTGGCGACCATCCAGCCAACGCTGGTACTTACGACGATAAAAGCGAGGGAACCCCAAAGCCGAAGGCGCCCGTATGCAGCGCCAGTCGCGCGGGAAACTTGGATGGCAAGCGCATCGGAAAGTGGAAGAACAGCATTCCAGCCAACCGACATTGCCGCCACTATGATCAAGACCGGGTAAGGCCCGGCCAGTAGAAACGTCAGCGCTGGAACAACCATCGCCATTGGAAGCAGCGCAAAAAGCGCGAGCGCCAGCAGAGCCATAACGCGAAGAGGACGGCGGGGATCACCGAATCGCTCGGCCCAGTCAGACACGAGGCTTGTTGTCGCCACACGGACCAAAAGCGGCGCGGCAACAACGACAGCAATCCACCCCGTGCTGAGCCCGATCGACTGCAGCCAAACGGGAAAGAACGGGATAAAAACGCCCACACCACCGAAATAAGCCGCAAAAAGCGCGGATATGGTAACTATTTGGTGACCGGCTTGCGGTGGAATGTAGGCTGGCGAAATCAATACGGTATACCCAATTGCGGAAATCGCCACGCGAAGCTTTCCCGCTGGATGTACCATAAGAGCGCCTCTGTTAAACAAGAGGCGGAATGGGCGAGAGAGACGGCGCTGGCACCAAGGCACGGCATGAGCAAGTCACCCTCGAAAGCTGCGGCGAAACCACGTCGGCCGCGCCGGAAGACCAGCGCGTCTAAGGCACCTGTGCCTGTGACCGTGGAGAATCACGCGCTCAACGATGATGACTATGACGCCATCGCATCAGCTGTCATGGAAACAGCCCGGGGACGCTGGTTTCTCGACGAGTATGCGCGCCGAAACCGCCACGCAGAAACCGAAAAAGTACTTGAAGCTCTTGCGAGGATGCAGGAGCGCTGGGATAGCGCGCCGGCAAACCCGAATGCTGTCGAGAGCGATGCCACCGCAAGCCTGATCAATCGCGACGTTATCGACCTGGCTGAGGCCATCACCCAGGTCAAAAAAGAAGTCCGCGAGTTGGGTGGGCAGCCTGGCGGCGATGACCACTTTAATTCGGCAACGTCTGAACTCGAATCAATTGTCTCGCAGACAGAGAGCGCGACCTCGGAAATCCTCGAAGCCGCCGAAAAAGTTCAAGAGGTTTTGTGGACCCTCCGCGAAGATGGTGCCAGCTCCACGCAGTGTGACATCATCGAATCGAAGGTGATGGAAATTTACACAGCCTGCTCCTTCCAAGACTTGACAGGTCAACGATCAAGCAAGGTTGTGCGCCTGGTCGGTTACATAGAACGTCGCGTCCAGTCGATGATGGCCATCCTCGGCCTTGGACAAGCTGAAAAGGAAGCCATCCAATCAGACGAGGCAAACCCTGTCACAAGCGACGAAGCAGCAAGAGAGCGCGACCGACGATCAGACGCATCCCTCTTAAACGGCCCGGCGTCACCAGATACAGCGCAAAATCAGGGGTCAGTTGACGCCGTCTTTGAAGAGAGCGAACCGGCAGACACACTGGGTGGCGCGCAGGCAATAGCTGATGATGCCCAGCCTTCAACAGGCACTGCCGGTGGTGAGGTTGTCGAAACCTCAGCCAGCAATCTCGCTAAGCATGATGAAACTGACAGTCCGTCCCCTGAGGTTTCGGCTCAAGACCAAGAAAACGCTGAGTTCGAAGGCGCCGATGTTTTCGCGACCAGCAAGCCTGCATCTGCCATACTGCCGGAGACGTCTGAGCACTCGCTCGATGAGACAGGCGGGGTCGCCGAAGCTGAAGATCCGGTCATAATTAAAGATAGTGCGATCGTCGAAATCCATGATGCAGAAATCCTGCAGCAGCCCATTGAGCCGGAGCTCATTCAAACGGCAGTCAACGCCAAGGGCGCAGCGGTCATTTTCGAAGTCGAACAAGTTGATTTTGGCGGCTCCGCCCTTCGGCTTTCCCCGCAAGAAAGCGACGAACCACCGGTACTCGCCGCTGGCATTGGCGCTTTTGATCTGAACGAAGGTATCGCTGATATCTTTGAGACCGAGACGGCCTCTGATGACGCGCCCAATGGGCAAGCTGGCGCGCGTTCGGGCAGTTCGGCGGATCAAGCTCACCTTGAGCCCATGCCAAATGAATTGCTCGGTCAGGACGTTTTTGAACCCGATCTGGTCGAAAGTGAACCGATCTTCGCTGACGAGCCATCGACCGTGGAAGAGGACCTCCCGAAACAGGTTGA
The sequence above is a segment of the Pseudomonadota bacterium genome. Coding sequences within it:
- a CDS encoding ABC transporter ATP-binding protein, which translates into the protein MQGQSANESRFQAQKGQPVIRVRGLEVGFGDFTVLKDLDLDVRRGEILGFVGASGTGKSVLTRAILGLNSKRAGTIDVLGEPYSEMTDQERSRIDERLGVLFQHGALFSSLNVLQNVQVPMREHWQLDAVMMERLAAVKLAMVGLPPDAALKRPSELSGGMIKRVALARALALDPDLVFLDEPTSGLDPLGAAAFDELIADLRDALGLTVFMVTHDLDSLFSVCDRIAVLGQKRVLTIGTVEEVRRYDDPWVQRYFNSGRASERASDRGKRATL
- a CDS encoding ABC transporter permease, which encodes MTTGDALWTADISAARPALASQGDLSSPDAAMIGRDEHGVFVSGDWTRPFVRAVLMDQGFDGARGWVDGADLPGGIDINASGIGTLDTLGCLALFDLQAALSRPGSEARLVGLPPDKADLLAAVQRNADVQVPDQKGWGLDDVVARLGEGVTSLWSDLLGILAMLGVVLSATATTVFRPSTWRLNALVNQLDRSAFRAVPIIVLIQFVIGGIIAQQSAWQLRYFGAEIFTVDLVAILVLREIGVLISAIMVAGRTGSAFTAEIGAMRMREEVDAMRVIGLDPVHALILPRVLGLVIALPILTTIANAAALGGGMFVVWIYSGIEPAIFVDRMRDAINLDTILVGLIKAPFMALAIGCIACSEGFRVGGSTESLGQRVTAAVVKSIFVVIVMDGIFAMFFAAINF
- the dgcN gene encoding N-acetyltransferase DgcN, translated to MSEIARPYVLFLGDVPDALAAKTAYGITDWRRDWCVGQIRLPGCQADTGLPDMQIEQAFAAGARTFVIGAVNAGGVLPGHWVDSIVQALNAGLDVASGLHARLQDNPAIKQAADAGGRLLHNVRRIEQALPTGKGDKRPGRRLLTVGTDCSVGKKYTALAMERGMLERGMKASFRATGQTGVLISGRGLSIDAVVADFISGAAEWVSPANDDDHWDLVEGQGSLFHPSFAGVSLGLLHGAQPDAFIVCHEPTRTTMRGVRTPLPSIRQVIDATIAMGSLTNPSIRCTGLAVNTAALDEDAARSVLDDLSKEHTLPVTDPVRFGVEDLVDELRMV
- the dgcA gene encoding N-acetyl-D-Glu racemase DgcA, whose protein sequence is MQRLTVTDERFPIRGGFTISRGRRSHAHVVTVSIEDGSAAGRGECTPYARYGETPQSVCAQITSIATAVEAGASRKDLQSLLSPGAARNAVDNALWDLEAKQKGIPVWQLAGLPEPSPLQTAFTLSLDTPDAMALAAWENRDRPLLKVKLGGNGDDDRMRAVCGHCGDARVIVDANEAWPLDQLWEWLDLAANLGIELVEQPLAAGEDELLAERPHAVPVCADESAHDLLSLERLKGLYEFVNIKLDKTGGLTEALAMKNAAGEAGFGIFIGCMMGSSLAMAPAFLLAHDAHYVDLDAPLLLSEDRKPALAFDGSVVQPPPPVLWG
- a CDS encoding MFS transporter; its protein translation is MVHPAGKLRVAISAIGYTVLISPAYIPPQAGHQIVTISALFAAYFGGVGVFIPFFPVWLQSIGLSTGWIAVVVAAPLLVRVATTSLVSDWAERFGDPRRPLRVMALLALALFALLPMAMVVPALTFLLAGPYPVLIIVAAMSVGWNAVLPLSDALAIQVSRATGAAYGRLRLWGSLAFIVVSTSVGWMVATFGVGVVPWIILAHLFAFYVVAILLPRAVVSKSESIIRKKRSGWLFFFRRKGAMSVFIGVALIQASHAVLYSFGSLSWGQQGFSESAIGVLWALGVAVEIALFAVSKPIIARIGARGLLLVGGSGAVLRWIALATKPDLVLTIPLQVLHGFSFAMTFLALIAYVERRARPNELRAAQGVFAVISGAIMGLATLAAGPLFEAFGPVSYLAMAGMASIGTAVLLVNRLTVPAGLMP
- a CDS encoding protein phosphatase CheZ — protein: MSKSPSKAAAKPRRPRRKTSASKAPVPVTVENHALNDDDYDAIASAVMETARGRWFLDEYARRNRHAETEKVLEALARMQERWDSAPANPNAVESDATASLINRDVIDLAEAITQVKKEVRELGGQPGGDDHFNSATSELESIVSQTESATSEILEAAEKVQEVLWTLREDGASSTQCDIIESKVMEIYTACSFQDLTGQRSSKVVRLVGYIERRVQSMMAILGLGQAEKEAIQSDEANPVTSDEAARERDRRSDASLLNGPASPDTAQNQGSVDAVFEESEPADTLGGAQAIADDAQPSTGTAGGEVVETSASNLAKHDETDSPSPEVSAQDQENAEFEGADVFATSKPASAILPETSEHSLDETGGVAEAEDPVIIKDSAIVEIHDAEILQQPIEPELIQTAVNAKGAAVIFEVEQVDFGGSALRLSPQESDEPPVLAAGIGAFDLNEGIADIFETETASDDAPNGQAGARSGSSADQAHLEPMPNELLGQDVFEPDLVESEPIFADEPSTVEEDLPKQVEQVDEFGLALSQPDDVTINALEDSDAVDKALLDAISDAEEVAFDNALEALESDITMALAAQAEPETAQQASDEAVEKPKPRNKGLLGDYTDAERIALFS